One window of Toxotes jaculatrix isolate fToxJac2 chromosome 19, fToxJac2.pri, whole genome shotgun sequence genomic DNA carries:
- the znf513a gene encoding zinc finger protein 513a, producing the protein MPRKKQQNPQPVKLDSEDGVAIEAPGNLTLDTDFLLGQDLEFGDPDHDNKILGLEKFSEVAAEIGFSVYPLGDEESPAYGQLSMESETDNSRSTTDNGREDEGRAVQSEPSFPPYLSCRGCGQLRDEPLGPGIDLVGPYCLRCCKASREAKSTDFCSPFGGISGIRSGSHLQFDGEALGNGMGDKALTPEDKSPKLHSCHLCGFSSRYANHVKRHMKTHNGEKPFNCPLCTYASAQLVNLQRHLRIHTGEKPYKCDSCTFACSSLGNLKRHQRMHVPSAGAGQDAPPRPASGPNSLKRHVTGQRPNGEEPGASAKVSEIARPTSNLSLGAHNNDSLSVFDDLKGASPPPIPPSNPAPGHQPAPLLQATGGSRANRGSVADGPTLPPSLFPFTCRLCGIVLEDEDGSSAQICAKCTLEMLTKDTSSSPNSPGERSDKVYTCAACPFLTHYPNHLARHMKTHSGEKPYKCPQCDYASAHFDNLKRHHRVHTGEKPYKCHLCDYACGNLANLKRHQRVHSGAKPFQCAVCSYSCNQSMNLKRHMLRHTGEKPYKCQECGYTTGHWDNYKRHQKKHGLATDGWVKVPMTGNDDEDEARKGMGVGVQTHRKEAGVDMQYMPREGGQTIHSCYKLEIV; encoded by the exons AAGTAGCTGCTGAGATTGGTTTCTCTGTGTATCCTCTGGGTGATGAGGAGAGCCCTGCCTACGGCCAACTCAGCATGGAAAGTGAAACAGACAACTCTCGCAGCACAACTGACAACGGGAGGGAAGACGAGGGCAGAGCAGTCCAGTCGGAGCCCAGCTTTCCTCCCTACCTGTCCTGCAGGGGCTGCGGACAGCTCCGCGATGAACCTCTGGGACCTGGCATAGACCTTGTCGGCCCGTATTGCCTTAGGTGCTGCAAAGCCTCCAGGGAAGCCAAAAGTACAGACTTCTGTTCACCTTTTGGAGGCATCAGCGGGATTCGCTCAGGTTCCCATTTGCAGTTTGATGGTGAAGCGTTGGGGAATGGGATGGGTGACAAAGCACTGACACCTGAGGACAAATCGCCCAAACTGCACTCGTGTCACCTCTGTGGCTTCTCCTCGCGCTACGCCAACCATGTGAAGCGCCACATGAAGACGCACAACGGGGAGAAGCCCTTTAACTGCCCCTTGTGCACTTACGCCTCAGCCCAGCTGGTGAACCTGCAGAGACACCTGCGCATTCACACTGGGGAAAAACCTTACAAATGTGACAGCTGCACTTTTGCCTGCAGTTCCCTTGGCAACCTCAAGAGGCACCAACGCATGCATGTGCCCTCTGCAGGGGCGGGACAGGACGCCCCACCGCGACCTGCAAGTGGCCCGAACAGTCTGAAGAGGCATGTGACTGGGCAAAGACCAAACGGGGAAGAGCCCGGTGCTTCAGCCAAGG TTTCAGAGATTGCAAGGCCAACGTCAAACCTGAGTTTGGGAGCCCACAACAATGACTCCCTGTCGGTCTTCGATGATTTAAAGGGGGCATCGCCACCACCCATACCACCCTCTAACCCTGCTCCTGGCCACCAGCCTGCACCTCTGCTGCAGGCCACTGGGGGCAGCAGGGCAAACAGAGGGAGCGTAGCAGACGGACCCACACTCCCCCCTTCACTTTTTCCTTTTACCTGCCGTTTGTGCGGCATTGTCCTGGAGGACGAGGACGGCTCCTCTGCCCAAATTTGTGCCAAGTGTACCCTTGAAATGCTGACTAAAGACACCTCATCATCTCCCAACAGCCCTGGCGAGCGCAGTGACAAGGTGTACACCTGCGCCGCCTGCCCCTTCCTCACACACTACCCAAACCACTTGGCCCGCCACATGAAAACTCACAGTGGCGAGAAACCATACAAGTGCCCACAGTGCGACTATGCCTCAGCGCACTTCGACAACCTCAAGCGCCACCACAGAGTGCACACAGGCGAGAAACCTTACAAGTGCCATTTGTGCGATTACGCCTGCGGGAACCTGGCCAACCTGAAGCGCCACCAGCGGGTGCACTCGGGCGCCAAACCCTTCCAGTGCGCCGTGTGCAGTTACAGCTGCAACCAGAGCATGAACCTGAAGCGGCACATGCTGCGGCACACGGGAGAAAAGCCGTACAAATGCCAGGAGTGCGGCTACACCACCGGCCACTGGGACAATTACAAAAGACACCAGAAGAAACACGGCCTGGCCACAGACGGCTGGGTCAAGGTTCCAATGACTGGCAACGACGACGAGGACGAAGCCAGGAAAGGGATGGGAGTTGGAGTCCAAACTCACAGGAAAGAAGCAGGGGTTGATATGCAGTACATGCCTCGGGAGGGAGGTCAGACAATACACTCGTGCTACAAACTTGAGATTGTATAA